The following coding sequences lie in one Pan paniscus chromosome X, NHGRI_mPanPan1-v2.0_pri, whole genome shotgun sequence genomic window:
- the LOC129395256 gene encoding G antigen 2D produces the protein MSWRLRSTYRPRPRRYVEPPEMIGPMRPEQFSDEVEPATPEEGEPATQRQDPAAAQEGEDEGACAGQGPKPEADSQEQGHPQTGCECEDGPDGQEMDPPNPEEVKTPEEGEKQSQC, from the exons ATGAGTTGGCGATTAAGATCGACCTATCGGCCTAGACCAAGACGCTATGTAGAGCCTCCTGAAATGATTGGGCCTATGCGG CCCGAGCAGTTCAGTGATGAAGTGGAACCAGCAACACCTGAAGAAGGGGAACCAGCAACTCAACGTCAGGATCctgcagctgctcaggagggagaggatgagggagCATGTGCAGGTCAAg ggcCGAAGCCTGAAGCTGATAGCCAGGAACAGGGTCACCCACAGACTGGGTGTGAGTGTGAAGATGGTCCTGATGGGCAGGAGATGGACCCGCCAAATCCAGAGGAGGTGAAAACGCCTGAAGAAG GTGAAAAGCAATCACAGTGTTAA